A single window of Martelella sp. NC20 DNA harbors:
- a CDS encoding aldehyde dehydrogenase yields the protein MQSLEYYTEKAAALALRNQCWIDGKYVAAASGARFDCINPATGAVLTDVARGGAEDIDRAVRSARAAFGDRRWSGKTPAERKEVLLKLAALLRENLEEFALLDTLDMGKPITETVTGDVPGSAHFFQWHAEAIDKLYDEIAPTGGRDLALIRRVPLGVIGAVVPWNFPLDMATWKLAPALAAGNSVVLKPAEQSPLSALRLGELAAEAGLPDGVLNVVPGFGEDAGQALGRHPDVDCLVFTGSTTVGKLFQRYAGESNMKQVWLETGGKSPNLIFPDADLDAAADMAAFGIFYNQGEVCSANSRMLVHESIAGEMLERMKTRAEAIRVGNPLSPDTTMGAMVDAHHADRVEGFLKAGREIARLVTGGERLTIGSSDAFIAPTIFADVPLDAKVAAEEIFGPVLSVQTFRDEDEALTIANNTIYGLAASVWTKDISRAISMSDRLHAGTVSVNTVDALSAMTPFGGMKQSGFGRDLSLHSFDKYSALKTVWIKY from the coding sequence ATGCAGAGCCTTGAATATTACACCGAAAAAGCCGCCGCACTTGCCCTGCGCAACCAGTGCTGGATTGACGGAAAATATGTGGCCGCTGCCTCCGGCGCGCGCTTTGACTGCATCAATCCCGCCACCGGCGCGGTGCTGACCGATGTCGCGCGCGGCGGGGCCGAGGATATCGACCGCGCCGTCAGGTCCGCGCGCGCGGCCTTCGGTGACCGCCGCTGGTCGGGCAAAACGCCGGCAGAACGGAAAGAGGTGCTGCTGAAACTCGCTGCCCTCCTGCGCGAAAATCTCGAGGAATTCGCCCTGCTCGACACGCTCGACATGGGCAAGCCGATCACCGAAACGGTGACCGGCGACGTTCCCGGTTCCGCGCATTTCTTCCAGTGGCACGCCGAGGCGATCGACAAGCTCTACGATGAGATCGCCCCCACCGGCGGGCGCGATCTGGCGCTGATCCGGCGTGTACCGCTCGGCGTCATCGGCGCGGTCGTGCCGTGGAATTTCCCGCTCGACATGGCGACCTGGAAGCTTGCCCCGGCGCTTGCCGCCGGCAATTCCGTGGTGCTGAAACCCGCCGAGCAATCGCCGCTTTCAGCGCTTCGGCTTGGCGAACTGGCGGCAGAAGCCGGACTTCCCGATGGCGTCCTGAACGTAGTTCCCGGCTTTGGCGAGGATGCTGGCCAGGCGCTCGGGCGTCACCCGGATGTCGACTGCCTCGTCTTTACCGGCTCGACCACGGTCGGCAAGCTGTTCCAGCGCTATGCCGGCGAAAGCAACATGAAACAGGTGTGGCTGGAGACCGGCGGCAAGAGCCCCAACCTCATCTTCCCCGATGCCGATCTCGATGCCGCCGCCGACATGGCCGCGTTCGGCATTTTCTACAATCAGGGCGAAGTCTGCTCGGCCAATTCGCGCATGCTCGTCCATGAAAGCATTGCCGGGGAGATGCTGGAGCGGATGAAGACCCGCGCCGAGGCGATCAGGGTCGGCAACCCGCTGTCGCCGGACACGACGATGGGCGCGATGGTCGATGCCCATCACGCCGACCGTGTCGAAGGCTTCCTGAAGGCGGGGCGCGAAATCGCCCGGCTGGTAACCGGCGGCGAGCGGCTCACCATCGGCTCTTCAGACGCCTTCATTGCGCCGACGATCTTCGCCGACGTGCCATTGGACGCGAAGGTTGCCGCAGAGGAAATTTTCGGCCCGGTTCTCTCGGTCCAGACCTTCCGCGACGAGGACGAGGCCCTGACGATCGCCAACAACACGATCTACGGCCTTGCCGCCTCCGTCTGGACAAAAGACATTTCCCGCGCCATCTCGATGTCGGACCGGCTGCATGCCGGCACGGTCTCGGTCAACACGGTCGATGCGCTTTCGGCGATGACGCCGTTTGGCGGCATGAAACAGTCCGGCTTCGGGCGCGACCTGTCGCTGCATTCCTTCGACAAGTATTCCGCGCTGAAGACCGTCTGGATCAAGTATTGA